A window of Phyllopteryx taeniolatus isolate TA_2022b chromosome 19, UOR_Ptae_1.2, whole genome shotgun sequence contains these coding sequences:
- the sfxn2 gene encoding sideroflexin-2 translates to MALSPTFDIDAPRWDQTTFMGRLKHFFNITDWRTALLPDSRLDEAKALVESCRAGSVPPGTTEEQLYYAKKLYASAFHPDTGDRMNIIGRMSFQVPGGMAITGCMLQFYRTVPAVVFWQWVNQSFNALVNYTNRNAASPITPKQIGVAYVTATSTALATAVGLNLYTKKAPPLVARWVPFAAVAAANCVNIPMMRQQEILNGIAVTDENGNKLGHSQKAAVKGITQVIISRITMAAPGMIILPIIMQRLEKYKFMQRITYLHGPIQVMMVGVFLTFMVPAACSLFPQRCSIAVLKLEPELRDSITSKYGDAVQRVYFNKGL, encoded by the exons ATGGCGCTGAGCCCCACCTTTGATATTGACGCCCCGCGGTGGGACCAGACCACCTTCATGGGGCGGCTCAAACACTTCTTCAACATCACCGACTGGCGGACGGCGCTCCTGCCCGACTCGCGCCTGGATGAGGCCAAAGCTTTGGTGGAGAGCTGCAG AGCGGGCTCAGTCCCACCGGGCACTACCGAGGAGCAACTCTACTATGCCAAGAAACTGTACGCCTCCGCCTTCCATCCCGACACGGGCGACCGCATGAACATCATCGGCCGCATGTCCTTCCAGGTCCCTGGCGGCATGGCCATCACCGGCTGCATGCTGCAGTTCTACAG GACAGTGCCTGCGGTAGTGTTCTGGCAGTGGGTCAATCAGTCCTTCAACGCGCTGGTCAACTACACTAACCGCAACGCCGCCTCACCAATCACCCCCAA GCAGATCGGCGTCGCCTACGTGACGGCCACCAGCACGGCCTTAGCTACAGCGGTGGGACTCAACCTCTACACGAAG AAAGCACCCCCACTGGTAGCACGATGGGTCCCTTTCGCGGCTGTGGCGGCGGCCAACTGTGTCAACATTCCCATGATGAGGCAACA GGAAATCTTGAATGGCATTGCTGTCACCGATGAAAACGGCAACAAGCTGGGCCACTCACAG AAAGCGGCGGTGAAAGGCATCACGCAGGTGATCATCTCCAGGATCACCATGGCTGCACCGGGAATGA TCATCCTCCCCATCATTATGCAGCGGctggaaaaatacaaattcatgcAG AGAATCACGTACCTCCACGGCCCCATTCAAGTAATGATGGTGGGCGTCTT TTTGACCTTCATGGTACCGGCAGCATGCTCCCTGTTCCCACAGCGATG CTCCATTGCCGTATTAAAGCTGGAGCCCGAACTCCGCGACTCTATCACATCGAAGTACGGCGATGCTGTGCAGCGCGTCTACTTCAACAAAGGCCTCTGA